Proteins encoded in a region of the Onthophagus taurus isolate NC chromosome 10, IU_Otau_3.0, whole genome shotgun sequence genome:
- the LOC111428095 gene encoding protein draper isoform X2: MYSAVFIIAILVPIEALWGPNVCTRHETYTQNVTISESQPYQVREYVWCLNVPPRCSKYKIKHKVIYKTQTLTKTRPIQECCQGYAENKLEEKCIPLCSQECKHGTCVAPNECQCAEGFGGPRCDISCPNGLWGIDCQQQCLCENNAKCDPYNGECKCSRGFTGTYCEEECPAGTYGQDCAEVCRCDRGDCDNVSGECLCEPGWTGPLCDDQCPPGKHGLECKSDCKCQNGGLCDPETGRCECQDGWTGQACANRCPFGFYGKNCALKCECYNGAGCHHINGTCQCAPGYIGKKCLDVCAVGKYGENCSQNCSCKNEATCSHIDGNCTCGKGWTGKDCSKRICPEQFFGDKCEGSCKCSQENTESCHPWSGKCDCKPGWTSDDCTRQCSLLTFGKGCRGSCKCKNNALCSPINGTCLCASGFRGSDCGDICPEGTFGEDCANKCNCKNDATCSTETGQCICKPGWVGQYCDRPCSGSCTCGPGYHGINCEEKCPPGQYGINCAQSCNCVEFNSMGCDVVSGKCICKQPWRGITCETKCPPGMYGHNCDQECNCVNNSSCDAETGKCTCSRGWQGDNCSEPCKEGFYGVGCNEICPENTISNRTCDHITGEYTCRPGYIGLTCEHPCPLGTFGRSCKEKCACKNGADCHHVTGQCQCLPGWVGENCATPCPVGFYGMNCTQHCKCRNGKCRGNDGVCRCLSGWTGSQCTEICPEGYYGDHCMNPCECPSDNFICHPVNGCTCRHGLTGPTCEDTLAKAILHPGETNYGSVVAYVLVIVVIFICTLFALWYYYKKRVHNLKNEIAHVQYIADQQSISTDRNHFDNPVYTYQGNTNAKGDDLRLLNNSPQIRNNLFKETNATLERQRLGLAGCSSDSGEYKNSELQSLKNKDADATNPNIYLSIDKLDHVYDEIKQKDCKDLDLYDHLDYTRPQSTWKPHYQRMPNPSGSRDLEKTSNKSDGDDL, encoded by the exons atgtacTCAGCAGTATTTATAATCGCAATTTTAGTGCCAATTGAAGCTTTATGGGGTCCAAACGTTTGTACAAGACACGAAAC ttacacACAAAACGTGACGATATCGGAATCTCAACCGTATCAAGTCCGCGAGTACGTTTGGTGTTTAAACGTTCCACCACGATgttcaaaatacaaaatcaaacaCAAGGTGATCTATAAAACGCAAACGTTGACCAAAACTCGACCAATTCAAGAATGCTGTCAAGGATATGCCGAAAATAAACTCGAAGAAAAATGTATTCCCCTTTGCTCGCAAGAATGCAAACATGGAACTTGTGTTGCTCCGAATGAATGTCAATGTGCTGAAGGTTTTGGAGGGCCAAGATGTGATatct cTTGTCCTAATGGATTATGGGGAATCGATTGTCAACAACAATGTCTTTGCGAAAACAACGCGAAATGCGATCCTTATAATGGGGAGTGTAAATGTTCGAGGGGATTCACCGGAACTTATTGCGAAGAAGAATGCCCTGCAGGAACTTACGGCCAAGATTGCGCTGAGGTGTGTAGATGCGATCGAGGAGATTGCGATAACGTTTCTGGGGAATGTTTATGTGAACCAGGATGGACGGGACCACT ttgtgaTGATCAATGTCCGCCAGGGAAACATGGTTTAGAATGTAAATCTGATtgcaaatgtcaaaatggtgGTCTTTGCGACCCAGAAACCGGACGATGTGAGTGTCAAGACGGTTGGACGGGACAAGCATGTGCTAATCGTTGTCCGTTTGGGTTTTATGGAAAGAATTGTGCGTTGAAATGCGAGTGTTATAACGGAGCTGGATGTCATCATATAAATGGAACTTGTCAATGTGCTCCTGGGTATATTGGAAAGAAATGTTTGGATGTTTGCGCGGTTGGAAAATACGGTGAAAATTGTTCCCAAAATTGTTCGTGCAAAAATGAAGCTACTTGTTCGCATATCGATGGAAATTGTACGTGTGGAAAAGGTTGGACAGGAAAGGATTGCTCAAAACGAATTTGCCCCGAACAATTTTTCGGGGATAAATGTGAAGGAAGTTGCAAATGTTCCCAAGAAAACACAGAaag TTGTCATCCATGGAGTGGCAAATGCGATTGCAAACCGGGTTGGACCAGCGATGATTGTACAAGACAATGCTCGTTACTTACATTCGGAAAAGGATGTAGGGGAAGTtgtaaatgcaaaaataacgCTTTGTGTTCACCGATAAATGGAACTTGTCTTTGCGCGTCGGGTTTTCGAGGTTCAGATTGCGGAGATATTTGCCCAGAAGGAACTTTCGGGGAGGATTGCGCTAACAAATGcaatt gtaaAAATGATGCAACATGCTCAACAGAAACCGGACAATGTATTTGCAAACCCGGTTGGGTGGGACAATATTGCGATCGTCCTTGTAGTG GTTCTTGTACTTGCGGACCTGGTTATCACGGGATAAATTGCGAAGAAAAGTGCCCTCCAGGTCAATATGGTATTAATTGTGCTCAAAGTTGTAATTGTGTTGAATTTAATAGTATGGGATGTGATGTTGTTAGTGGAAAATGTATATGTAAACAACCATGGAGAG GAATAACTTGTGAAACTAAGTGCCCACCAGGAATGTACGGCCACAATTGCGATCAAGAATGTAATTGTGTTAATAACAGTTCGTGTGACGCCGAAACCGGGAAATGCACTTGTTCGAGAGGTTGGCAAGGTGATAATTGTAGCGAACCTTGCAAAGAAGGATTCTACGGGGTTGGATGTAACGAAATTTGCCCGGAAAATACCATCTCAAATCGGACTTGTGACCACATCACCGGAGAATATACATGCAGACCTGGTTACATTGGGTTAACATGTGAACATCCTTGTCCGTTGGGTACATTTGGGAGGAGTTGCAAAGAAAAATGTGCTTGTAAAAACGGAGCAGATTGCCATCACGTAACCG gtCAGTGCCAATGTTTACCTGGATGGGTGGGAGAAAATTGCGCCACCCCTTGCCCTGTTGGATTTTATGGAATGAATTGTACCCAACATTGTAAATGCCGAAACGGAAAATGTCGAGGAAATGATGGAGTGTGTCGGTGTTTATCTGGATGGACTGGGAGTCAATGCActgaaa tttgtcCTGAAGGATATTACGGCGATCATTGTATGAACCCCTGTGAATGTCCAAGCGATAACTTTATCTGTCACCCAGTGAATGGTTGTACTTGTAGACATGGTTTAACAGGTCCCACTTGCGAAGACACCCTTGCAAAAGCAATTTTACACCCAGGAGAAACAAATTACGGAAGCGTTGTAGCTTACGTCCTCGTAATCGTTGTAATCTTCATTTGCACCTTGTTCGCGTTATggtattattataaaaaacgCGTACATAACTTGAAAAATGAAATAGCGCACGTTCAATACATAGCGGATCAACAAAGTATCTCAACGGATCGGAATCATTTCGATAACCCCGTTTATACATATCAAGGAAACACAAATGCAAAAGGGGACGATCtaagattattaaataactCCCCccaaattagaaataatttattcaaagaGACAAACGCAACTTTAGAACGACAACGATTGGGGTTGGCTGGATGTTCATCGGATTCTGGAGAATATAAAAACTCTGAATTGCAATCGCTAAAGAACAAAGATGCGGATGCAACAAATCCCAACATTTATTTGAGTATTGAT
- the LOC111428095 gene encoding protein draper isoform X1 — MYSAVFIIAILVPIEALWGPNVCTRHETYTQNVTISESQPYQVREYVWCLNVPPRCSKYKIKHKVIYKTQTLTKTRPIQECCQGYAENKLEEKCIPLCSQECKHGTCVAPNECQCAEGFGGPRCDISCPNGLWGIDCQQQCLCENNAKCDPYNGECKCSRGFTGTYCEEECPAGTYGQDCAEVCRCDRGDCDNVSGECLCEPGWTGPLCDDQCPPGKHGLECKSDCKCQNGGLCDPETGRCECQDGWTGQACANRCPFGFYGKNCALKCECYNGAGCHHINGTCQCAPGYIGKKCLDVCAVGKYGENCSQNCSCKNEATCSHIDGNCTCGKGWTGKDCSKRICPEQFFGDKCEGSCKCSQENTESCHPWSGKCDCKPGWTSDDCTRQCSLLTFGKGCRGSCKCKNNALCSPINGTCLCASGFRGSDCGDICPEGTFGEDCANKCNCKNDATCSTETGQCICKPGWVGQYCDRPCSGQFYGVNCLQNCTCKNGAACNPQNGSCTCGPGYHGINCEEKCPPGQYGINCAQSCNCVEFNSMGCDVVSGKCICKQPWRGITCETKCPPGMYGHNCDQECNCVNNSSCDAETGKCTCSRGWQGDNCSEPCKEGFYGVGCNEICPENTISNRTCDHITGEYTCRPGYIGLTCEHPCPLGTFGRSCKEKCACKNGADCHHVTGQCQCLPGWVGENCATPCPVGFYGMNCTQHCKCRNGKCRGNDGVCRCLSGWTGSQCTEICPEGYYGDHCMNPCECPSDNFICHPVNGCTCRHGLTGPTCEDTLAKAILHPGETNYGSVVAYVLVIVVIFICTLFALWYYYKKRVHNLKNEIAHVQYIADQQSISTDRNHFDNPVYTYQGNTNAKGDDLRLLNNSPQIRNNLFKETNATLERQRLGLAGCSSDSGEYKNSELQSLKNKDADATNPNIYLSIDKLDHVYDEIKQKDCKDLDLYDHLDYTRPQSTWKPHYQRMPNPSGSRDLEKTSNKSDGDDL; from the exons atgtacTCAGCAGTATTTATAATCGCAATTTTAGTGCCAATTGAAGCTTTATGGGGTCCAAACGTTTGTACAAGACACGAAAC ttacacACAAAACGTGACGATATCGGAATCTCAACCGTATCAAGTCCGCGAGTACGTTTGGTGTTTAAACGTTCCACCACGATgttcaaaatacaaaatcaaacaCAAGGTGATCTATAAAACGCAAACGTTGACCAAAACTCGACCAATTCAAGAATGCTGTCAAGGATATGCCGAAAATAAACTCGAAGAAAAATGTATTCCCCTTTGCTCGCAAGAATGCAAACATGGAACTTGTGTTGCTCCGAATGAATGTCAATGTGCTGAAGGTTTTGGAGGGCCAAGATGTGATatct cTTGTCCTAATGGATTATGGGGAATCGATTGTCAACAACAATGTCTTTGCGAAAACAACGCGAAATGCGATCCTTATAATGGGGAGTGTAAATGTTCGAGGGGATTCACCGGAACTTATTGCGAAGAAGAATGCCCTGCAGGAACTTACGGCCAAGATTGCGCTGAGGTGTGTAGATGCGATCGAGGAGATTGCGATAACGTTTCTGGGGAATGTTTATGTGAACCAGGATGGACGGGACCACT ttgtgaTGATCAATGTCCGCCAGGGAAACATGGTTTAGAATGTAAATCTGATtgcaaatgtcaaaatggtgGTCTTTGCGACCCAGAAACCGGACGATGTGAGTGTCAAGACGGTTGGACGGGACAAGCATGTGCTAATCGTTGTCCGTTTGGGTTTTATGGAAAGAATTGTGCGTTGAAATGCGAGTGTTATAACGGAGCTGGATGTCATCATATAAATGGAACTTGTCAATGTGCTCCTGGGTATATTGGAAAGAAATGTTTGGATGTTTGCGCGGTTGGAAAATACGGTGAAAATTGTTCCCAAAATTGTTCGTGCAAAAATGAAGCTACTTGTTCGCATATCGATGGAAATTGTACGTGTGGAAAAGGTTGGACAGGAAAGGATTGCTCAAAACGAATTTGCCCCGAACAATTTTTCGGGGATAAATGTGAAGGAAGTTGCAAATGTTCCCAAGAAAACACAGAaag TTGTCATCCATGGAGTGGCAAATGCGATTGCAAACCGGGTTGGACCAGCGATGATTGTACAAGACAATGCTCGTTACTTACATTCGGAAAAGGATGTAGGGGAAGTtgtaaatgcaaaaataacgCTTTGTGTTCACCGATAAATGGAACTTGTCTTTGCGCGTCGGGTTTTCGAGGTTCAGATTGCGGAGATATTTGCCCAGAAGGAACTTTCGGGGAGGATTGCGCTAACAAATGcaatt gtaaAAATGATGCAACATGCTCAACAGAAACCGGACAATGTATTTGCAAACCCGGTTGGGTGGGACAATATTGCGATCGTCCTTGTAGTGGTCAGTTTTATGGTGTGAATTGTTTACAAAACTGCACGTGTAAAAATGGGGCTGCTTGTAATCCCCAAAATG GTTCTTGTACTTGCGGACCTGGTTATCACGGGATAAATTGCGAAGAAAAGTGCCCTCCAGGTCAATATGGTATTAATTGTGCTCAAAGTTGTAATTGTGTTGAATTTAATAGTATGGGATGTGATGTTGTTAGTGGAAAATGTATATGTAAACAACCATGGAGAG GAATAACTTGTGAAACTAAGTGCCCACCAGGAATGTACGGCCACAATTGCGATCAAGAATGTAATTGTGTTAATAACAGTTCGTGTGACGCCGAAACCGGGAAATGCACTTGTTCGAGAGGTTGGCAAGGTGATAATTGTAGCGAACCTTGCAAAGAAGGATTCTACGGGGTTGGATGTAACGAAATTTGCCCGGAAAATACCATCTCAAATCGGACTTGTGACCACATCACCGGAGAATATACATGCAGACCTGGTTACATTGGGTTAACATGTGAACATCCTTGTCCGTTGGGTACATTTGGGAGGAGTTGCAAAGAAAAATGTGCTTGTAAAAACGGAGCAGATTGCCATCACGTAACCG gtCAGTGCCAATGTTTACCTGGATGGGTGGGAGAAAATTGCGCCACCCCTTGCCCTGTTGGATTTTATGGAATGAATTGTACCCAACATTGTAAATGCCGAAACGGAAAATGTCGAGGAAATGATGGAGTGTGTCGGTGTTTATCTGGATGGACTGGGAGTCAATGCActgaaa tttgtcCTGAAGGATATTACGGCGATCATTGTATGAACCCCTGTGAATGTCCAAGCGATAACTTTATCTGTCACCCAGTGAATGGTTGTACTTGTAGACATGGTTTAACAGGTCCCACTTGCGAAGACACCCTTGCAAAAGCAATTTTACACCCAGGAGAAACAAATTACGGAAGCGTTGTAGCTTACGTCCTCGTAATCGTTGTAATCTTCATTTGCACCTTGTTCGCGTTATggtattattataaaaaacgCGTACATAACTTGAAAAATGAAATAGCGCACGTTCAATACATAGCGGATCAACAAAGTATCTCAACGGATCGGAATCATTTCGATAACCCCGTTTATACATATCAAGGAAACACAAATGCAAAAGGGGACGATCtaagattattaaataactCCCCccaaattagaaataatttattcaaagaGACAAACGCAACTTTAGAACGACAACGATTGGGGTTGGCTGGATGTTCATCGGATTCTGGAGAATATAAAAACTCTGAATTGCAATCGCTAAAGAACAAAGATGCGGATGCAACAAATCCCAACATTTATTTGAGTATTGAT